One window from the genome of Methanotorris formicicus Mc-S-70 encodes:
- a CDS encoding proton-conducting transporter transmembrane domain-containing protein has translation MHIWLSDAHGEAPSPVSAMLSGALLNCAFLPIYRFHALAGHFGLGGIASKMMIILGLFSVFIAAAFMPAQKDYKRLLAYSSIENMGIITLGTGIGGIALLGAIFHMINHSLIKCALFLSTGNMLLQYGTKDISQVRDFFKLLPKTAFAFTLGTMGIAGFPPFGLFLSELLIIFGAFAGHYYAVGFLFILALILVVAGFFKKIIQMCFTELKGDEYIKPIKESFGLSAPSLILLLLSFVITVLMFSPYQDTIVNFFLTMR, from the coding sequence ATGCATATTTGGCTTTCAGACGCTCATGGAGAAGCACCCAGCCCAGTATCTGCAATGTTATCCGGAGCTCTACTGAACTGTGCATTCCTACCAATATATAGGTTCCATGCCCTTGCAGGACATTTTGGCTTAGGAGGTATTGCAAGTAAAATGATGATAATTCTTGGTTTATTTTCAGTATTTATAGCAGCAGCATTCATGCCTGCACAAAAGGACTACAAAAGATTGCTTGCATATTCAAGTATTGAAAACATGGGGATTATCACACTTGGTACTGGAATTGGGGGTATTGCATTACTTGGTGCAATTTTCCACATGATAAACCACTCTCTTATTAAGTGTGCATTATTCTTATCTACTGGAAACATGCTCCTGCAATACGGCACAAAAGATATTTCTCAGGTAAGGGACTTTTTCAAACTTTTACCTAAGACAGCTTTTGCATTTACACTCGGAACCATGGGTATTGCGGGCTTTCCACCGTTTGGTTTATTCCTAAGTGAATTATTGATAATATTTGGTGCTTTTGCAGGCCATTATTATGCGGTTGGCTTCCTGTTTATCCTTGCACTAATATTAGTAGTTGCAGGATTCTTTAAGAAAATCATTCAGATGTGCTTCACTGAATTAAAAGGTGATGAATATATTAAACCTATTAAAGAAAGCTTTGGATTGTCTGCTCCAAGTTTAATCCTATTACTGCTCTCATTTGTAATCACGGTTCTTA